Proteins co-encoded in one Fusarium fujikuroi IMI 58289 draft genome, chromosome FFUJ_chr06 genomic window:
- a CDS encoding probable ATP-dependent DNA helicase, with the protein MSTSTTQNAILQSLNEAQRRAVTSSASTVAILAGPGSGKTHTLTSRVVWLIQRVGYRPADVIVATFTVKAAREMKERIGKALGEECEKKIVLGTFHSIARRYLSIYGNRIGLDSKFGIADDGDSRAIIQRICKRLELGIEPLHARSWISKEKAKGPNAAAAPTQKGRKENPALRTCYEEYQAQLKRSNLLDYDDLLVKCVELLRDHPACVSNVQTVLIDEYQDTNGIQYELMKLFAQARQRITIVGDPDQSIYGWRSAEIRNLYRLLRDYPDTDEISLEENYRSSQSILDVSLNVIQQDKKRYQKVLLPVHTKGARPVLRTLKSSSSEGEWIVSEIKRVIMMFGDMLNFEDVAILLRSAALSRHIESALGKAGVAYRMIGGHKFYERKEIKVLIDYLRVVSQPDNNDALARIINVPRRGIGEATIKSLLEEAEQTNMSLWTLIIKHCKGSRKANTNIRPKMEQKLNTELIRTISSLRKEADLISQSSPTTLVNLIEQLIGHLDFKKYLEEEYTEEHEQRWANVQEFVNLVSDFMRDFGGPEEEALPEIEDMDQVREDDMLGRFLANVSLASDAQNKGDTKDQKSLITISTIHAAKGLEWPVVFVPSVYTGSIPHSRSEDTDEERRLLYVAMTRAQALLYLSCPLYGSQGMSSKVELSPFVSPFASKVFAKKGPSFDRAVVEGVAKILGREAPGEKAIFGKLPPMFSVEDDGFPVDPVDPKNVDRYDEESGRHYSRAPKRQRTAHPVTSYDETDELPWQREYATTMEQSSDFTVSALPGFTTAGAHRVALDAAAAAAQAASLKPGPKKGSTKRGVGQKSMLGWLNHGRDAPRPPPEPQPLPQQQQSRSLAQVRYQSALSRQNGMPGRLPTGSEPQKPLIDPELAKHKLPSARPLSKPNVPKVDAGPRKPYSCFSSSPPRPPSRKEPEEENKKDEEEALPNKPASSLHATTFISVKPNGGVRRPVGLGPAPSMDRLRKPFKPLTINRPKRPGG; encoded by the coding sequence ATGTCCACCTCGACCACACAAAATGCGATTCTTCAGTCGTTGAACGAGGCGCAACGCCGAGCTGTTACCTCATCTGCATCGACAGTAGCAATTCTAGCTGGTCCTGGCAGTGGAAAGACTCATACTCTTACCTCACGAGTAGTATGGCTGATTCAAAGAGTCGGCTATCGACCTGCCGACGTGATCGTCGCAACTTTTACCGTCAAAGCCGCCAGAGAAATGAAAGAGCGTATAGGAAAAGCTCTAGGCGAGGAATGTGAAAAGAAGATTGTGCTTGGAACGTTTCACTCAATTGCCCGAAGATATTTGTCTATATACGGAAATCGCATCGGACTAGACTCGAAGTTTGGAATTGCAGACGACGGAGATTCGAGGGCGATCATTCAGAGAATCTGCAAGAGACTGGAACTTGGCATTGAGCCACTACATGCAAGGTCATGGATCAGTAAAGAGAAAGCGAAGGGACCAAATGCCGCCGCGGCTCCAACTCAGAAAGGCAGAAAGGAGAACCCGGCGCTAAGGACATGCTATGAAGAGTATCAAGCTCAACTAAAAAGGTCAAATTTGCTGGACTATGATGATCTCCTGGTCAAGTGTGTCGAACTGTTGAGAGATCACCCAGCTTGCGTTTCCAACGTCCAGACCGTCCTTATCGACGAGTACCAGGATACGAACGGCATCCAATATGAGCTGATGAAGTTGTTCGCCCAAGCACGCCAGCGAATCACAATTGTAGGCGATCCTGATCAGAGTATCTACGGTTGGCGTTCAGCTGAGATTCGAAACCTTTATCGACTGTTAAGAGATTATCCTGATACAGATGAAATTTCCCTGGAAGAAAACTACCGATCGTCACAATCCATCCTTGATGTATCTCTCAACGTCATCCAACAAGACAAAAAGCGATACCAGAAAGTGTTACTGCCAGTCCACACTAAGGGAGCGCGACCGGTTCTCAGAACACTGAAGAGTTCGTCGTCTGAAGGCGAATGGATCGTTTCCGAGATTAAGCGAGTCATCATGATGTTTGGAGATATGCTCAATTTTGAAGATGTCGCAATTCTTCTGAGATCAGCTGCGCTTTCCCGACACATCGAATCAGCTCTGGGAAAAGCCGGCGTCGCATACCGAATGATCGGAGGCCATAAGTTCTACGAACGAAAGGAAATTAAAGTCTTAATAGACTACCTTCGTGTAGTGAGCCAGCCTGACAACAACGATGCGCTGGCCAGGATCATCAATGTGCCAAGAAGAGGAATAGGAGAAGCAACAATCAAatctcttcttgaagaggcgGAGCAGACCAACATGAGCCTCTGGACTTTGATTATCAAGCACTGTAAAGGCAGCCGTAAAGCAAACACCAATATCAGACCAAAGATGGAGCAAAAGCTCAATACAGAGCTCATCCGGACCATCTCGAGCTTACGAAAAGAAGCCGATCTAATTAGTCAGAGCAGCCCTACCACTCTGGTCAACTTGATAGAGCAATTGATTGGCCATCTTGATTTCAAGAAGTATTTGGAGGAAGAATATACAGAAGAACATGAACAGCGATGGGCCAACGTTCAAGAGTTTGTGAATCTGGTTAGCGATTTTATGAGAGATTTTGGCGgaccagaggaagaagcactCCCTGAAATCGAGGATATGGATCAAGTGAGAGAGGATGATATGCTGGGCCGGTTCCTGGCCAACGTTTCATTAGCATCGGACGCACAGAACAAAGGCGACACCAAAGACCAGAAATCGCTGATCACTATATCGACCATTCACGCAGCAAAAGGGCTGGAGTGGCCTGTTGTTTTCGTGCCATCCGTTTATACTGGATCAATACCTCATTCAAGATCGGAAGACACAGATGAAGAACGACGCCTCCTCTATGTGGCAATGACACGAGCCCAAGCGCTGTTGTACCTGAGCTGCCCACTCTACGGTTCTCAAGGGATGAGTAGCAAGGTTGAACTCTCACCGTTTGTCTCTCCCTTTGCATCCAAGGTCTTCGCCAAGAAGGGGCCATCATTCGACCGAGCAGTTGTAGAGGGTGTTGCTAAAATCTTGGGACGAGAGGCCCCAGGTGAGAAAGCAATATTCGGAAAACTCCCTCCTATGTTCTCAGTTGAAGATGACGGGTTTCCTGTCGATCCTGTCGATCCAAAGAACGTCGATAGATACGACGAAGAAAGTGGCCGACATTACTCGCGGGCACCCAAGCGCCAGCGTACGGCACACCCGGTCACCTCATACGATGAAACAGATGAGCTTCCCTGGCAGAGAGAATATGCCACAACAATGGAACAATCATCTGATTTCACCGTTTCTGCTTTACCAGGGTTCACAACCGCTGGAGCCCATAGAGTTGCCCTAGATGCTGCAGCCGCAGCAGCACAAGCAGCAAGCTTAAAACCAGGGCCAAAGAAGGGATCGACGAAAAGAGGTGTTGGGCAGAAGAGTATGCTTGGTTGGCTTAACCATGGAAGAGATGCTCCTCGACCTCCGCCCGAACCTCAGCCTCtaccgcagcagcagcagtccAGGTCCCTTGCACAGGTGCGATACCAGTCTGCTTTGTCACGGCAGAATGGTATGCCGGGGAGACTACCAACAGGGTCGGAGCCACAAAAGCCATTGATCGATCCGGAGCTGGCAAAACATAAACTTCCTTCTGCACGACCTCTATCAAAACCAAATGTTCCAAAGGTCGATGCGGGCCCTCGAAAGCCTTACTCCTGTTTCTCCAGTTCACCACCGCGACCGCCCTCAAGAAAAGAgcctgaagaggagaacaagaaggacgaggaagaagcatTGCCTAACAAGCCTGCTTCAAGTCTTCATGCGACAACATTCATATCTGTAAAACCTAATGGAGGTGTGAGACGCCCAGTTGGTCTGGGGCCTGCGCCTTCAATGGATCGATTGCGTAAACCATTCAAACCGCTGACGATTAATCGACCGAAGCGACCAGGTGGCTGA
- a CDS encoding 6-hydroxy-D-nicotine oxidase family protein codes for MKLGVLATGAAYGTTMLPSSPQQCCSALLKEAGLSDLVVTKNQSLYDERIDSYWSVSAALHPDCMVLPKTPEDVSKVMKVITKNQCKFGIRGGGHGNFKLSNSVEEGITIDFGFMNGTSYDEEKNVVSVGPGGHWQDVYDTLIPYGLAVAGGRAGTVGVGGFVTGGGNSFYSASHGMACDTVAGWQLVLANGDIVEANAESNADLWQAMKGGSGNLGLITRIDMYPIEFVDRNNPSIWGGNLLYKPESGPAVIDALIDFTANVPKDENSSSIIYWAYLPALAGGTILNAAIENTKGEVKPPTFDSFYAIPDIQGDTTVTEKLSKVTKDLGSGQPPHFRNVWFTSSFKPNAELLNYVVEKYDELNQALEALMPSAESELNTLCMFQPITKSIAEKGVKNGGNVMGLDKYTEDGDGIMFLLTWAAKGEASEEAAFPLLKAYTDDIETKAKEMDAWWAWKFINYAHLTQDPLATIGDEALAKLRAASKKYDPQGVFQKLRSSGVKIPF; via the exons ATGAAGCTTGGTGTGTTGGCTACTGGTGCCGCCTATGGCACCACAATGCTCCCTTCTAGCCCTCAGCAGTGT tgctctgctctgctgaAGGAGGCTGGTCTCTCCGATCTTGTCGTCACAAAGAACCAGTCACTTTACGATGAACGAATCGACTCCTACTGGTCAGTCAGTGCTGCCTTGCATCCTGACTGCATGGTATTGCCCAAGACG CCCGAGGATGTCTCAAAGGTCATGaaggtcatcaccaagaaccaATGCAAGTTCGGTATTCGCGGTGGCGGCCATGGCAACTTTAAATTATCCAACTCTGTCGAGGAGGGTATTACAATCGATTTTG GCTTTATGAATGGAACATCGtacgacgaagagaagaacgtCGTAAGTGTGGGACCTGGTGGTCATTGGCAAGATGTCTACGACACTCTTATCCCATATGGCCTTGCCGTTGCTGG TGGTCGTGCTGGaactgttggtgttggtggtttcgTGACAGGTGGAGGCAACTCCTTCTACTCTGCGTCTCAT GGAATGGCTTGTGATACAGTGGCGGGTTGGCAGCTCGTCCTCGCCAACGGTGACATCGTTGAAGCTAACGCCGAATCCAATGCTGATCTCTGGCAG GCCATGAAGGGTGGCTCTGGAAACCTGGGTCTGATCACAAGAATCGACATGTATCCCATTGAGTTTGTTGACCGCAACAACCCTTCAATCTGGGGTGGTAACCTTCTCTACAAACCTGAGTCAGGCCCTGCAGTCATCGATGCCCTCATTGATTTCACCGCCAATGTACCCAAGGATGAAAACTCCAGCAGTATCATTTACTGGGCTTATCTTCCTGCCTTGGCTGGTGGCACTATTCTTAACGCAGCTATAGAGAACACAAAGGGCGAGGTCAAGCCCCCTACTTTCGACAGCTTCTATGCCATCCCTGATATTCAGGGTGACACCACTGTCACTGAAAAGCTTAGCAAGGTCACCAAGGATCTCGGTTCAGGCCAACCTCCCCACTTCCGCAATGTCTGGTTCACAAGCTCCTTCAAGCCCAATGCTGAACTCCTGAACTATGTCGTTGAGAAGTATGACGAACTCAACCAGGCCCTTGAGGCTCTCATGCCCAGTGCCGAGTCAGAGCTCAACACACTCTGCATGTTCCAACCCATCACCAAGTCCATCGCCGAGAAGGGTGTTAAGAATGGCGGCAATGTCATGGGTCTAGACAAGTATACAGAGGACGGAGATGGTATTATGTTCCTCCTCACCTGGGCTGCCAAGGGTGAGGCAAGCGAGGAGGCTGCTTTCCCTCTCCTCAAGGCTTACACGGACGACATCGAGACAAAGGCAAAGGAGATGGATGCTTGGTGGGCCTGGAAGTTTATCAACTACGCTCATCTTACACAAGATCCCTTAGCGACTATTggagatgaggctcttgctAAGCTTCGTGCTGCCAGCAAGAAGTACGATCCTCAGGGTGTCTTCCAGAAGCTCCGATCTTCTGGTGTCAagattcctttttaa
- a CDS encoding related to integral membrane protein: protein MPLIDGVMVLLPPPEGYVVNFDNPQRQGVTEAYFVAGFGMAVSFLFFCQRMYVKLFLAGGLQFDDVLLIFSYILALVTISLCLHMFASGAGGVHAWEASIETFNIYLMDVYLAAFIYVLCGSLAKLALLMFYFRLSPQRWFKISVWSTAVFISGYTIGIFFAVMFACHPIAMNWDVTITEGKCINRPGLYIATAITNIISDVILFILPLPMVLQLQMPFKQKVGLMGIFTIGSLTVITSIVRVSLLPGMLKSMDLTWVIAFPSIWIIVEANLIITCATMPTLRKFFKHVAPKLIGESRYGSKTGKSSKYGKPDTGSKPPSRPFAPSSQGRRDRTQYSQFDGDENPTPDNFALGPINGRVGHNISVGQSEEVTGWIDSDSEKGIVGGTVKPAIVQTKTVTVEYERSL from the exons ATGCCTCTGATAGATGGAGTAATGGTGCTTCTACCACCGCCTGAGGGCTATGTGGTTAACTTCGACAACCCACAGAGACAGGGAGTGACAGAAGCATACTTTGTGGCGGGGTTCGGAATGGCTGTgagctttcttttcttctgccaGAGGATGTATGTCAAGCTATTTCTTGCAGGTGGCTTGCAGTTTGACGATG TCTTACTCATATTTTCATAT ATATTGGCCTTGGTGACCATCAGTCTTTGCCTTCACATGTTTGCTTCTGGCGCTGGAGGTGTACATGCCTGGGAAGCCTCTATTGAGACCTTCAATATTTACCTAATG GATGTCTATCTCGCCGCATTCATATATGTCCTCTGCGGTTCCCTAGCCAAACTCGCTCTCCTCATGTTCTACTTCCGACTCTCCCCTCAGCGATGGTTTAAAATCTCAGTTTGGTCAACCGCTGTATTCATCAGCGGATACACCATcggcatcttcttcgctgTGATGTTTGCCTGCCATCCTATTGCCATGAACTGGGATGTTACAATCACAGAAGGCAAATGCATTAACAGACCTGGTCTGTATATCGCGACCGCGATAACCAACATTATCAGCGACGTTATCCTATTTATACTACCGTTGCCAATGGTTCTGCAACTCCAGATGCCCTTCAAGCAGAAGGTTGGCTTGATGGGCATCTTTACTATCGGATCTTTGACAGTTATCACATCTATTGTCAGGGTCAGTCTTCTCCCAGGAATGCTTAAATCCATGGACTTGACTTGGGTTATCGCTTTTCCTTCGATTTGGAT TATCGTCGAAGCGAACCTGATCATTACCTGTGCGACGATGCCGACGCTCCGCAAGTTCTTCAAACATGTTGCCCCCAAACTCATCGGCGAGTCACGATATGGCAGCAAAACAGGGAAATCGTCAAAATATGGCAAGCCAGATACAGGATCCAAGCCTCCGAGTCGACCATTTGCCCCCTCTTCCCAGGGACGCCGTGACCGAACACAATATTCACAGttcgatggcgatgagaaccCTACGCCTGATAACTTTGCTCTAGGCCCCATCAACGGACGCGTGGGACACAATATCAGCGTTGGTCAGAGCGAAGAGGTTACCGGCTGGATCGATAGTGATTCTGAGAAGGGGATCGTTGGGGGGACGGTCAAGCCAGCCATTGTGCAGACGAAGACGGTGACGGTGGAGTATGAACGATCACTATGA
- a CDS encoding related to alcohol oxidase, with translation MAAAAAPDSTYDFIICGGGTSGCVVAARLAEDPNVKVLVLEAGPHNEHLENVHMVGGWSNNFDKETDWNVVSIPGPGVNNRSVKLSRGKFLGGSSGCNGTLMVKGMKQDYDDWNLPGWSGDEMFKYMLKAENFHTKDWFKETKGSHGYDGHVHTEPHDLAPISNLIGESMVSKGLPLDHDMFSSGVNPHGCGHSVRTVHQGLRTTSADFITKQKPRDNLHLMVETHVDKVTIEKDGQGELKATGVRAVKADGSVLELKASKEVIISSGAYCSPNVLNRSGIGAKVELEQHGITTLVDLPGVGKNLQDHLIVFMFYETDKEGLTTDSLVYHGNALEKAYTQWKEEKKGPLTVFPFGIFAYARMDERLADSKIWNAAPRKEGRDPMGLTPKQPQIEFFTTECYGGPKQYDQFPIDNKHAFSMIAELFAPKSRGTVTLRDASPTSIPVVDCNYLSDPLDLEVLAEACAFGNEIITEGSGTKDIVKGSWPSDLVHHKYKTREDWKEYVKENATTCYHASGSCAAGKRDNPMAVVDEKLQVYGVKGLRVADCSIMPTVNNGHTQMPAYGIGEKAADLIKERWALSAKL, from the exons atggctgctgctgctgctccagACTCTACTTacgacttcatcatctgcgG TGGTGGCACGTCAGGCTGCGTTGTGGCAGCACGCCTCGCTGAGGATCCTAATGTCAAGGTGCTCGTTCTAGAGGCTGGTCCCCATAATGAGCATCTTGAGAACGTTCACATGGTTGGAGG CTGGTCCAACAACTTCGACAAGGAGACAGACTGGAATGTCGTCTCTATACCTGGCCCTGGTGTCAACAACCGCTCTGTGAAGCTTAGCCGAGGCAAGTTCCTTGGTGGCTCTTCAGGTTGTAATGGCACTCTTATGGTTAAGGGAATG AAACAAGATTATGATGACTGGAACCTGCCCGGTTGGAGTGGTGATGAAATGTTCAAGTATATGCTCAAG GCCGAGAACTTTCACACAAAAGATTGGTTCAAGGAGACCAAGGGGTCCCATGGCTATGACGGCCATGTACACACCGAACCTCATGACTTGGCTCCTATCTCCAACTTGATTGGAGAATCTATGGTATCAAAGGGTCTCCCTCTTGACCACGATATGTTTAGCTCTGGTGTGAATCCCCATGGGTGCGGCCACTCTGTCAGAACAGTTCATCAAGGCCTTCGTACCACTAGCGCAGatttcatcaccaagcaGAAACCCAGAGATAACCTACACCTCATGGTCGAGACCCATGTCGACAAGGTTACCATTGAGAAGGACGGCCAGGGAGAGTTGAAGGCCACTGGTGTTCGAGCAGTCAAGGCCGATGGATCggtccttgagctcaaggcctCTAAAGAGGTCATAATTTCTTCTGGTGCTTACTGCTCACCCAACGTCCTCAACCGATCAGGCATCGGTGCAAAGGTTGAGCTGGAGCAGCACGGCATTACTACTCTTGTCGATCTTCCCGGCGTTGGAAAGAACCTCCAGGATCACTTGATCGTCTTCATGTTCTACGAGACTGACAAGGAGGGGCTCACCACTGATTCTCTAGTATACCACGGTAACGCGTTAGAAAAGGCCTATACCCAAtggaaggaggagaagaagggtcCTCTAACAGTGTTCCCATTCGGAATCTTTGCCTACGCTCGCATGGATGAGCGCCTTGCCGACTCTAAGATCTGGAATGCAGCCCCTCGCAAAGAAGGCCGCGATCCTATGGGTCTTACTCCCAAGCAACCTCAGATTGAGTTCTTTACCACTGAGTGCTATGGAGGTCCTAAGCAGTACGACCAATTCCCCATCGACAACAAACACGCTTTCAGTATGATCGCTGAGCTCTTCGCTCCCAAGTCCCGCGGCACCGTCACTCTTCGCGACGCCTCGCCAACATCTATCCCTGTTGTCGACTGCAACTACCTCTCCGACCCTCTAGACCTCGAGGTCCTCGCTGAAGCGTGCGCTTTTGGCAACGAGATCATCACCGAAGGTTCGGGCACCAAGGACATCGTCAAGGGTTCATGGCCCTCGGATCTTGTGCACCACAAGTACAAGACGCGCGAGGACTGGAAGGAATACGTCAAGGAGAATGCTACGACTTGTTACCATGCCAGCGGATCGTGTGCCGCTGGCAAGAGGGATAACCCTATGGCTGTTGTGGATGAGAAGCTACAGGTCTATGGTGTTAAGGGGTTGAGAGTCGCAGATTGTTCGATAATGCCTACCGTGAACAACGGTCATACGCAGATGCCTGCCTATGGAATTGgcgagaaggctgctgatcTTATTAAGGAGAGATGGGCTCTGTCTGCGAAGTTGTAA
- a CDS encoding related to integral membrane protein PTH11, whose amino-acid sequence MATPFQTEAWTEYGLGTLVLFLRYFARWKTVGFKGYQGDDYFALAALVFWTCELVMLELIGQSGTNIGVTDEMGANMSAAEIAKREFGSKCLLAGWNFYVTLIFTLKGVMLCLYSRMTLGLWQRKIVIWTQVGTVVAYIAVMAAIWGHCTPVHKNWQVYPNPGDTCTLAVANYLTLVVFNIVTDIAIVSIPVPLLWTVKLTIKRKLMIGVLLCSGVFIMVATLLRCVFSLRDIQGINTSTIWAIRETFIAILAVNAAAIKPLFSASRWLVSSKGSSRDKGTSSYINKHGHPLGTIGGSGISGGISANRHQKYMTQLDDNSSEEHIVGKPEFVGYSKPEVRAGSTTSGQSDNQDGIMVTRTYEVTPGKPTLDV is encoded by the exons ATGGCAACGCCCTTCCAAACTGAGGCCTGGACGGAATATGGTCTCGGCACACTTGTCTTGTTCTTACGATACTTTGCAAGATGGAAAACAGTTGGCTTCAAAGGATATCAAGGTGATGACTACTTTGCCCTTGCAGCCCTTGTCTTCTGGACG TGCGAGTTGGTCATGTTAGAACTTATTG GTCAATCTGGTACCAACATTGGCGTTACCGACGAGATGGGCGCCAACATGTCAGCTGCAGAGATAGCCAAGCGCGAGTTTGGATCAAAATGTCTCCTTGCAGGATGGAACTTTTACGTGACTTTAATCTTTACTCTCAAGGGAGTGATGCTCTGCTTGTATAGCCGTATGAC GCTTGGTCTCTGGCAGAGAAAGATTGTTATCTGGACACAAGTCGGAACAGTTGTTGCTTACATAGCAGTGATGGCAGCCATTTGGGGTCATTGTACGCCTGTTCATAAGAACTGGCAAGTTTATCCTAATCCTGGTG ACACTTGTACCCTCGCCGTAGCGAATTACCTTACTCTGGTTGTATTTAATATTGT AACCGATATAGCCATCGTCTCCATACCAGTCCCTCTACTATGGACTGTGAAGCTCACCATCAAGAGGAAACTAATGATTGGCGTCCTTCTTTGTTCTGGTGTTTTTATTATGGTCGCAACGCTCTTGAGATGTGTGTTCTCGCTGCG GGATATCCAAGGCATCAACACATCGACAATTTGGGCAATTCGCGAAACCTTCATAGCTATACTGGCAGTGAACGCAGCGGCGATAAAGCCTTTGTTCTCAGCTTCTCGATGGCTCGTGTCGAGCAAAGGAAGCAGTCGGGACAAGGGAACGAGCAGCTACATCAACAAACACGGCCACCCCCTCGGAACAATCGGCGGATCAGGTATCTCGGGTGGTATCTCTGCGAACCGACATCAAAAATACATGACACAACTCGACGACAACTCGAGCGAGGAACATATTGTTGGGAAGCCAGAGTTTGTGGGATACAGCAAGCCCGAGGTCCGGGCTGGCAGCACAACAAGTGGACAGAGTGATAACCAGGATGGCATTATGGTTACTAGGACCTACGAAGTTACTCCTGGAAAGCCTACACTGGACGTTTAG